The following coding sequences lie in one Vespa velutina chromosome 24, iVesVel2.1, whole genome shotgun sequence genomic window:
- the LOC124956902 gene encoding cleavage and polyadenylation specificity factor 73 isoform X2, whose translation MTTKRKPETQVPAEESDLLSIRPLGAGQEVGRSCIMLEFKGKKIMLDCGIHPGLSGMDALPFVDLVEADEIDLLLISHFHLDHCGALPWFLQKTSFKGRCFMTHATKAIYRWLLSDYIKVSNIATEQMLYTESDLETSMDKIETINFHEEKDVFGIKFWAYNAGHVLGAAMFMIEIAGVKILYTGDFSRQEDRHLMAAEIPNIHPDVLITESTYGTHIHEKREDREGRFTNLVHEIVNRGGRCLIPVFALGRAQELLLILDEYWSQHPELHEIPIYYASSLAKKCMAVYQTYVNAMNDKIRRQIAINNPFVFKHISNLKGIDHFEDIGPCVVMASPGMMQSGLSRELFESWCTDAKNGVIIAGYCVEGTLAKTILSEPEEITTMSGQKLPLKMSVDYISFSAHTDYQQTSEFIRILKPPHVVLVHGEQNEMGRLKAALQREYEDDPNTTMEIHNPRNTVAVELYFRGEKTAKVMGTLAMETPNPGQKLSGVLVKPSLPVLKHLLTQIAGNLEVIDDKKLRVFKNIDVTIDGKIVMMEWIATPVNDMYADSVLTAILQAEMMEQPPKMLPAPTKMDRMHFKECLIEMLQEMFGEDSVPKIFKGEKLYVTVDGKKAHIDLLNLEVTSKDDETFQQIVQTAVTKLHQSLAPPCDTI comes from the exons atgactacGAAAAGGAAACCTGAAACACAAGTACCAGCAGAAGAAAGTGATTTACTTTCAATTCGACCACTTGGTGCGGGTCAAGAGGTTGGAAGATCATGTATAATGTTggaatttaaaggaaaaaaaattatgttggACTGTGGTATACATCCTGGATTATCTGGTATGGATGCTTTACCATTTGTAGATTTAGTAGAAGCTGATGAAATAGATTTGTTACTGATCTCACATTTTCATTTGGATCATTGCGGTGCCTTACCGTGGTTTCTTCAGAAGACAAGTTTCAAAGGACGTTGTTTCATGACTCATGCAACTAAAGCAATTTATCGTTGGCTTTTATCTGATTATATTAAAGTAAGTAATATTGCAACAGAACAAATGCTATATACAGAATCAGATTTAGAGACTAGTATggataaaatagaaacaataaattttcatgaGGAAAAAGATGTTTTTGGGATAAAGTTTTGGGCATATAATGCTGGACACGTGTTAGGTGCTGCTATGTTTATGATAGAAATAGCTGgtgttaaaattttatatactggAGATTTTAGTCGTCAAGAGGATAGGCATTTAATGGCTGCTGAAATACCAAATATCCATCCGGATGTATTAATAACAGAATCTACGTATGGAACACATATTcatgagaagagagaagacagAGAAGGAAGATTTACAAATTTAGTTCATGAAATTGTTAATCGAGGTGGTAGATGTTTGATACCAGTTTTTGCTTTAGGAAGAGCACAGgaacttcttcttattttggATGAATATTGGAGTCAACATCCTGAATTACATGAAATACCAATTTATTATGCATCTTCTTTGGCAAAAAAATGTATGGCTGTTTATCAAACATACGTGAATGCaatgaatgataaaattagACGTCAGATAGCAATCAATAATCCATTTGTATTCAAACATATTTCAAATCTAAAAGGTATCGATCATTTTGAAGATATTGGACCTTGCGTAGTTATGGCATCTCCAGGTATGATGCAAAGTGGCTTATCAAGAGAATTATTCGAATCTTGGTGTACCGATGCAAAGAATGGTGTTATAATAGCTGGTTACTGCGTAGAGGGTACATTAGCAAAAACTATTTTATCGGAACCAGAAGAAATTACAACTATGTCTGGACAGAAATTGCCATTGAAAATGTCAGTCGATTACATATCATTTTCAGCTCACACTGATTATCAACAAACTTCAgaatttatacgtattttGAAACCACCGCATGTAGTGCTTGTACATGGTGAACAGAATGAAATGGGAAGATTAAAAGCTGCTTTACAACGAGAATATGAAGATGATCCAAATACTACAATGGAAATTCATAATCCTAGGAATACAGTTGCTGTAGAGTTATATTTCAGAGGAGAAAAAACTGCTAAAGTTATGGGCACATTAGCCATGGAAACACCAAATCCAGGACAAAAATTATCTGGTGTTTTGGTTAAac CTTCGTTACCAGTATTAAAACATCTTCTAACGCAAATAGCCGGCAACTTAGAAGTTatagatgataaaaaattaagggtttttaaaaatattgatgtgACTATTGATGGAAAGATTGTTATGATGGAATGGATTGCCACACCAGTGAATGATATGTATGCAGACTCTGTTTTAACTGCAATATTGCAAGCTGAGATGATGGAACAACCTCCTAAAATGTTACCTGCACCAACAAAAATGGATAGAATGCATTTTAAAGAATGTCTAATAGAAATGTTACAAGAAATGTTCGGAGAAGATTCAGTTccgaaaatttttaaaggagaaaaattatatgtaactGTTGATGGTAAAAAGGCAcatatagatttattaaacTTAGAAGTTACCAGTAAAGATGACGAAACTTTCCAACAAATAGTACAAACAGCTGTAACAAAGCTACATCAATCATTAGCACCACCTTGTGATACAATATGA
- the LOC124956902 gene encoding cleavage and polyadenylation specificity factor 73 isoform X3 codes for MTHATKAIYRWLLSDYIKVSNIATEQMLYTESDLETSMDKIETINFHEEKDVFGIKFWAYNAGHVLGAAMFMIEIAGVKILYTGDFSRQEDRHLMAAEIPNIHPDVLITESTYGTHIHEKREDREGRFTNLVHEIVNRGGRCLIPVFALGRAQELLLILDEYWSQHPELHEIPIYYASSLAKKCMAVYQTYVNAMNDKIRRQIAINNPFVFKHISNLKGIDHFEDIGPCVVMASPGMMQSGLSRELFESWCTDAKNGVIIAGYCVEGTLAKTILSEPEEITTMSGQKLPLKMSVDYISFSAHTDYQQTSEFIRILKPPHVVLVHGEQNEMGRLKAALQREYEDDPNTTMEIHNPRNTVAVELYFRGEKTAKVMGTLAMETPNPGQKLSGVLVKRNFNYHMLAPCDLSKYTDMSMSQVIQRQSVYFSASLPVLKHLLTQIAGNLEVIDDKKLRVFKNIDVTIDGKIVMMEWIATPVNDMYADSVLTAILQAEMMEQPPKMLPAPTKMDRMHFKECLIEMLQEMFGEDSVPKIFKGEKLYVTVDGKKAHIDLLNLEVTSKDDETFQQIVQTAVTKLHQSLAPPCDTI; via the coding sequence ATGACTCATGCAACTAAAGCAATTTATCGTTGGCTTTTATCTGATTATATTAAAGTAAGTAATATTGCAACAGAACAAATGCTATATACAGAATCAGATTTAGAGACTAGTATggataaaatagaaacaataaattttcatgaGGAAAAAGATGTTTTTGGGATAAAGTTTTGGGCATATAATGCTGGACACGTGTTAGGTGCTGCTATGTTTATGATAGAAATAGCTGgtgttaaaattttatatactggAGATTTTAGTCGTCAAGAGGATAGGCATTTAATGGCTGCTGAAATACCAAATATCCATCCGGATGTATTAATAACAGAATCTACGTATGGAACACATATTcatgagaagagagaagacagAGAAGGAAGATTTACAAATTTAGTTCATGAAATTGTTAATCGAGGTGGTAGATGTTTGATACCAGTTTTTGCTTTAGGAAGAGCACAGgaacttcttcttattttggATGAATATTGGAGTCAACATCCTGAATTACATGAAATACCAATTTATTATGCATCTTCTTTGGCAAAAAAATGTATGGCTGTTTATCAAACATACGTGAATGCaatgaatgataaaattagACGTCAGATAGCAATCAATAATCCATTTGTATTCAAACATATTTCAAATCTAAAAGGTATCGATCATTTTGAAGATATTGGACCTTGCGTAGTTATGGCATCTCCAGGTATGATGCAAAGTGGCTTATCAAGAGAATTATTCGAATCTTGGTGTACCGATGCAAAGAATGGTGTTATAATAGCTGGTTACTGCGTAGAGGGTACATTAGCAAAAACTATTTTATCGGAACCAGAAGAAATTACAACTATGTCTGGACAGAAATTGCCATTGAAAATGTCAGTCGATTACATATCATTTTCAGCTCACACTGATTATCAACAAACTTCAgaatttatacgtattttGAAACCACCGCATGTAGTGCTTGTACATGGTGAACAGAATGAAATGGGAAGATTAAAAGCTGCTTTACAACGAGAATATGAAGATGATCCAAATACTACAATGGAAATTCATAATCCTAGGAATACAGTTGCTGTAGAGTTATATTTCAGAGGAGAAAAAACTGCTAAAGTTATGGGCACATTAGCCATGGAAACACCAAATCCAGGACAAAAATTATCTGGTGTTTTGGTTAAacgtaattttaattatcatatgtTAGCTCCTTGTGATTTATCAAAATACACAGATATGAGTATGAGTCAAGTTATACAACGGCAAAGTGTCTACTTTTCAGCTTCGTTACCAGTATTAAAACATCTTCTAACGCAAATAGCCGGCAACTTAGAAGTTatagatgataaaaaattaagggtttttaaaaatattgatgtgACTATTGATGGAAAGATTGTTATGATGGAATGGATTGCCACACCAGTGAATGATATGTATGCAGACTCTGTTTTAACTGCAATATTGCAAGCTGAGATGATGGAACAACCTCCTAAAATGTTACCTGCACCAACAAAAATGGATAGAATGCATTTTAAAGAATGTCTAATAGAAATGTTACAAGAAATGTTCGGAGAAGATTCAGTTccgaaaatttttaaaggagaaaaattatatgtaactGTTGATGGTAAAAAGGCAcatatagatttattaaacTTAGAAGTTACCAGTAAAGATGACGAAACTTTCCAACAAATAGTACAAACAGCTGTAACAAAGCTACATCAATCATTAGCACCACCTTGTGATACAATATGA
- the LOC124956902 gene encoding cleavage and polyadenylation specificity factor 73 isoform X1 — MTTKRKPETQVPAEESDLLSIRPLGAGQEVGRSCIMLEFKGKKIMLDCGIHPGLSGMDALPFVDLVEADEIDLLLISHFHLDHCGALPWFLQKTSFKGRCFMTHATKAIYRWLLSDYIKVSNIATEQMLYTESDLETSMDKIETINFHEEKDVFGIKFWAYNAGHVLGAAMFMIEIAGVKILYTGDFSRQEDRHLMAAEIPNIHPDVLITESTYGTHIHEKREDREGRFTNLVHEIVNRGGRCLIPVFALGRAQELLLILDEYWSQHPELHEIPIYYASSLAKKCMAVYQTYVNAMNDKIRRQIAINNPFVFKHISNLKGIDHFEDIGPCVVMASPGMMQSGLSRELFESWCTDAKNGVIIAGYCVEGTLAKTILSEPEEITTMSGQKLPLKMSVDYISFSAHTDYQQTSEFIRILKPPHVVLVHGEQNEMGRLKAALQREYEDDPNTTMEIHNPRNTVAVELYFRGEKTAKVMGTLAMETPNPGQKLSGVLVKRNFNYHMLAPCDLSKYTDMSMSQVIQRQSVYFSASLPVLKHLLTQIAGNLEVIDDKKLRVFKNIDVTIDGKIVMMEWIATPVNDMYADSVLTAILQAEMMEQPPKMLPAPTKMDRMHFKECLIEMLQEMFGEDSVPKIFKGEKLYVTVDGKKAHIDLLNLEVTSKDDETFQQIVQTAVTKLHQSLAPPCDTI, encoded by the coding sequence atgactacGAAAAGGAAACCTGAAACACAAGTACCAGCAGAAGAAAGTGATTTACTTTCAATTCGACCACTTGGTGCGGGTCAAGAGGTTGGAAGATCATGTATAATGTTggaatttaaaggaaaaaaaattatgttggACTGTGGTATACATCCTGGATTATCTGGTATGGATGCTTTACCATTTGTAGATTTAGTAGAAGCTGATGAAATAGATTTGTTACTGATCTCACATTTTCATTTGGATCATTGCGGTGCCTTACCGTGGTTTCTTCAGAAGACAAGTTTCAAAGGACGTTGTTTCATGACTCATGCAACTAAAGCAATTTATCGTTGGCTTTTATCTGATTATATTAAAGTAAGTAATATTGCAACAGAACAAATGCTATATACAGAATCAGATTTAGAGACTAGTATggataaaatagaaacaataaattttcatgaGGAAAAAGATGTTTTTGGGATAAAGTTTTGGGCATATAATGCTGGACACGTGTTAGGTGCTGCTATGTTTATGATAGAAATAGCTGgtgttaaaattttatatactggAGATTTTAGTCGTCAAGAGGATAGGCATTTAATGGCTGCTGAAATACCAAATATCCATCCGGATGTATTAATAACAGAATCTACGTATGGAACACATATTcatgagaagagagaagacagAGAAGGAAGATTTACAAATTTAGTTCATGAAATTGTTAATCGAGGTGGTAGATGTTTGATACCAGTTTTTGCTTTAGGAAGAGCACAGgaacttcttcttattttggATGAATATTGGAGTCAACATCCTGAATTACATGAAATACCAATTTATTATGCATCTTCTTTGGCAAAAAAATGTATGGCTGTTTATCAAACATACGTGAATGCaatgaatgataaaattagACGTCAGATAGCAATCAATAATCCATTTGTATTCAAACATATTTCAAATCTAAAAGGTATCGATCATTTTGAAGATATTGGACCTTGCGTAGTTATGGCATCTCCAGGTATGATGCAAAGTGGCTTATCAAGAGAATTATTCGAATCTTGGTGTACCGATGCAAAGAATGGTGTTATAATAGCTGGTTACTGCGTAGAGGGTACATTAGCAAAAACTATTTTATCGGAACCAGAAGAAATTACAACTATGTCTGGACAGAAATTGCCATTGAAAATGTCAGTCGATTACATATCATTTTCAGCTCACACTGATTATCAACAAACTTCAgaatttatacgtattttGAAACCACCGCATGTAGTGCTTGTACATGGTGAACAGAATGAAATGGGAAGATTAAAAGCTGCTTTACAACGAGAATATGAAGATGATCCAAATACTACAATGGAAATTCATAATCCTAGGAATACAGTTGCTGTAGAGTTATATTTCAGAGGAGAAAAAACTGCTAAAGTTATGGGCACATTAGCCATGGAAACACCAAATCCAGGACAAAAATTATCTGGTGTTTTGGTTAAacgtaattttaattatcatatgtTAGCTCCTTGTGATTTATCAAAATACACAGATATGAGTATGAGTCAAGTTATACAACGGCAAAGTGTCTACTTTTCAGCTTCGTTACCAGTATTAAAACATCTTCTAACGCAAATAGCCGGCAACTTAGAAGTTatagatgataaaaaattaagggtttttaaaaatattgatgtgACTATTGATGGAAAGATTGTTATGATGGAATGGATTGCCACACCAGTGAATGATATGTATGCAGACTCTGTTTTAACTGCAATATTGCAAGCTGAGATGATGGAACAACCTCCTAAAATGTTACCTGCACCAACAAAAATGGATAGAATGCATTTTAAAGAATGTCTAATAGAAATGTTACAAGAAATGTTCGGAGAAGATTCAGTTccgaaaatttttaaaggagaaaaattatatgtaactGTTGATGGTAAAAAGGCAcatatagatttattaaacTTAGAAGTTACCAGTAAAGATGACGAAACTTTCCAACAAATAGTACAAACAGCTGTAACAAAGCTACATCAATCATTAGCACCACCTTGTGATACAATATGA